From Pan paniscus chromosome 6, NHGRI_mPanPan1-v2.0_pri, whole genome shotgun sequence, one genomic window encodes:
- the ABHD11 gene encoding sn-1-specific diacylglycerol lipase ABHD11 isoform X4, giving the protein MRAGQQLASMLRWTRAWRLPREGLGPHGPSFARVPVAPSSSSGGRGGAEPRPLPLSYRLLDGEAALPAVVFLHGLFGSKTNFNSIAKILAQQTGRRVLTVDARNHGDSPHSPDMSYEIMSQDLQDLLPQLGLVPCVVVGHSMGGKTAMLLALQRSQPPP; this is encoded by the exons ATGCGAGCCGGCCAACAGCTTGCAAGCATGCTCCGCTGGACCCGAGCCTGGAGGCTCCCGCGTGAGGGACTCGGCCCCCACGGCCCTAGCTTCGCGAGGGTGCCTGTCGcacccagcagcagcagcggcggccGAGGGGGCGCCGAGCCGAG GCCGCTTCCGCTTTCCTACAGGCTTCTGGACGGGGAGGCAGCCCTCCCGGCCGTCGTCTTTTTGCACGGGCTCTTCGGCAGCAAAACTAACTTCAACTCCATCGCCAAGATCTTGGCCCAGCAGACAGGCCGTAGG GTGCTGACGGTGGATGCTCGTAACCACGGTGATAGCCCCCACAGCCCAGACATGAGCTACGAGATCATGAGCCAGGACCTGCAGGACCTTCTgccccagctgggcctggtgccCTGCGTCGTCGTTGGCCACAGCATGGGAGGAAAGACAGCCATGCTGCTGGCACTACAGAGG TCCCAGCCAC